From Penicillium psychrofluorescens genome assembly, chromosome: 1, one genomic window encodes:
- a CDS encoding uncharacterized protein (ID:PFLUO_001187-T1.cds;~source:funannotate) — MRAVSIFLLYAASLVSSSALPNAADDSALAARGEDWGHGGGWGHGGGWGGETTPCETETTPPETSTPCETSTPPYETSPPYETSPPAYTPPPYETSTPYESSPPYETSPPAYTPPPYYTTTSTWTTTPAVTSPASVTTTTVTWTTTTCPFSVTTITSGSVPVTSPVTSTRTITTSTVVTCTGGCGPTVTVPPQTTWTTVWTTWTTTTCPVTTTVVSGTTTSMTQTSTITVTGSQTSTCVIPPVTIVPPPMSVPPMSTAPATSTPYVPSVTPSSPAGASPTYNAAAPLYQKSLAGVIPGLAVLMAFF, encoded by the exons ATGCGTGCCGTCTCTATCTTTCTGCTCTATGCCGCCAGCCTGGTTTCGTCCAGCGCTCTGCCCAACGCTGCTGATGACTCCGCTCTAGCTGCTCGCGGTGAGGATTGgggccacggcggcggctggggtcacggtggtggatggggtggTGAGACTACGCCTTGCGAGACCGAGACTACTCCTCCGGAGACCTCCACTCCCTGCGAGACGTCCACTCCTCCCTACGAGACTTCGCCTCCCTACGAGACTTCGCCTCCTGCCTACACCCCGCCTCCCTATGAGACGTCGACTCCCTACGAGTCTTCGCCTCCCTACGAGACCTCGCCTCCTGCCTACACCCCGCCTCCGTACTACACCACGACTTCCACCTGGACCACGACTCCCGCTGTGACTTCTCCTGCCTCggtgaccaccaccaccgtcacctggaccaccaccacctgcCCCT TCTccgtcaccaccatcaccagtGGATCGGTCCCCGTGACCTCGCCCGTCACCTCGACCCGgaccatcaccacctccactGTGGTGACCTGCACCGGTGGCTGCGGTCCTACCGTGACTGTGCCTCCCCAGACCACCTGGACCACCGTCTGGACCACCTggaccaccaccacctgcCCCGTGACCACCACTGTTGTCAgcggcaccaccacctccatGACCCAGACCAGCACCATCACCGTCACTGGCAGCCAGACCTCCACCTGCGTGATCCCCCCGGTCACCATCGTGCCCCCGCCCATGTCGGTCCCGCCCATGAGCACTGCGCCCGCCACGTCGACCCCCTATGTGCCCTCGGTGACCCCGAGCTCCCCCGCCGGTGCCTCGCCGACCTACAACGCCGCCGCTCCTCTGTACCAGAAGTCCCTGGCTGGCGTCATCCCCGGTCTGGCCGTGCTCATGGCCTTCTTCTAA